Within the Candidatus Melainabacteria bacterium RIFOXYA2_FULL_32_9 genome, the region CATATCTTTCTCCTTTTTCTCTTTGATATGTCTATATTTTAACATATTTTAGTTATGCGGTAATCTTTTATAAGGCTTTATGCCTTTCTAATAAAGGCATCTACATGAACAAAAAGAAAAAGATCGAGCAAAGCTCGATCAAATAGCTGGATCGTGTCTGGGTAAGAGTCGAATATATGCGTGTGTAGTATTATAAAACCAAGTTTGCGATAAAATATAAATTCCCCAACAGGGTAGTATGCTGGTATAATAAACATATGCAATAGTAATATGAATTTTTCCACTCCCTCTAAATGCCTTATTTGTAAAGTAAAAAGGCACTATTAGTAACTCAAATACAACTTATTCAATTGAATTATCTCTAAGGCATTCTCTTAATACTGATTTTAAGGCGATTTATTGCAAATTTATTTGAAATTATAAAATGAAGAATTATGAAGTTATTCGGCAAAAAAACTAGTTCAATTATATTTCTAATACCTATACTTATTACTATAGGCATGGTAATTCTGTTTCATAATCAGGCTTCCATTTATTTTAAACAAGTTGTAGCCTTTTATTATGTTTTTAAGGGAGATCAAGACTACCAAAAAAGGCAATATCAAAATGCAATCAATAACTATAATTACGCTCTTCAACTATATCCCGAACATTCCAAGGCGCAATATAATTTAGGTAATATTTATACTACATTTGAGGATTTTTACAGTGCAATTGGTTGCTACGAAAAAACTTTAAATATTCAACCTAACTATATTAATGCCAGGATTAATCTTGGAATTTTATTATCTGAACAGATACACGATATTGATAGAGCTATAAACGAGTATATTAATGCGGTTAACTCAAATCCTGGCAAAATAAAAATTCCATTCTTATACGATAATTCAAAATATCTAAAAGTTAGCAAAGCTATTGCTTATTATAATCTTGGTCTTGCTTATAGAGCTAAGTCACTGTTGTACGGTTATGACAGCATTAGTTCCAGAGGCTTTTTGATGAATGCTGCTGACAATTACAAAAAATCCTTGGAAATTGAACCTAATAATTATGATGCGAGATATAATCTAGCTCTAACACTGCATATCCTGGGCAATTATAGTGAAGCACTTCAGGAATACTGTAAAGCCATAAAAATTGCACCTTTAAATTATGATGTACATTACAACCTTGCATTATTGTTAAAGCAAATGGGCAGATATCAAGATTCATTACAAGAACTTGAACAAGCTAGTCTGATTTTAAGTGCAAAAGGAGAAAGCGACAAAACCCAATATGTCTACCAAATTTTAGGTGATGTAAGATTAAAAGCCAATATAAAGAGAGAGAAAAAGAATAGAGATAAAGACAAAACAGACAATCAGGAAGTGCCTTTTGACGAAATAATAAAGTCATGTGACATTTGTAAAAAATAAAGACAAACATTAATCAAAATTTATCATCCAATTAAATGCTAAACTATAGTAAAATATATTGATATATTAGCAAGCTATACACTTAAAAAATGTTAGAGTTTAAACTCTGATTATTTTATGGATTTCTAGTAGGAGTATTCCCTTGAAAGTAGTTGGATACGTAAACTCTTATAAAACTCATAAAGATGATAGATTTCTCGAAATAAAAAGCCAGAAAGAAAAAATATCTGAGTTTTGCCAAAAACATAATCTCGAACTGGTTAAAATATATGAGGAAACCATTAATAATGCTGATTTCCCACCTGTATTAACCAGATTGATAAATGATGCTGCAAATAAAAATTTTGAGCATATTGTAGTTTTAAAGATTGATATACTAGCCAAAGACAATCTGACCAAAACCTGGGTGACATCAGAGTTAAACAGACATAATATTAGAATTTATTCTATTGCTGAATTCAATGCCTCAAAACCTAGCACTGCTTCGATTAGCGAATCAAAGCTAGTAAAATATAAAGTCAAAGATATTCCTTCATTACCTGAAGTTGTCACAAAAGTTATGGAATTGGTACAAAATCCAAATTCTTCAGCTGCACAATTAAGCAAGGTGATATCTCACGACACAGGTTTAACATCAAGAGTATTGAAGCTTGTAAACTCTGCCTACTATGGTTTTCCAAAACAAATTAGTTCTATCCAGCATGCAATAATGATCCTGGGTTTTACCACAATAAGGGGACTTGTCTTATCTTCAACCATTTTCAAGATATTTGCCCCTAAAAATGATCGGGTTAAAGTTTTAGACTATAAAAGATTATGGAAACATTCATTAATTACTGCAATAGCAGCAAAAAGAATTAATAAGTTCCTACGTTTACAGGAAGATGACGATATATTCAGCTCTGCAATCCTGCACGATATTGGAAAAATAATACTTGACCAGTATGATCATGAAAACTATATCAGTGCTCTTCAGGAAGCCCCTCATCCTATGGATAACAGAATGATGTTTGCAGAAAAGAGATATTGTGGAATTAACCACCAGGATCTGGGATATCTTGTTGCAGAAGAATGGAATTTGCCACCAGGACTGATTAATGTTATACATTATCATCATTATCCACTCGAAGCTCTAGAACACACCCGGCTAACAAGCATCGTATATGTTGGAAATATTATTGCTCATATAGCACTGGACTTTGATAATTTTGATATCGGATTATTTGATGAAAGAGTTTTGGAATATTTAAGCCTGGATGAAGATAATCTTTGTCAAATAAATTCAGAAGTAATGCTTGAAATAGAAAATATAGAAGACTTGGAATCATTCCTCAGATAAATGCAGGCCATAATATGAAGTTAATTATCAAAAAATCACCTTGATATTTCTTCACTTAATTAAAAATTTTAAAAGTGTTTCTACTATAATAAATTTAAATACTAAACTGGAGTATAAAATTGATCACGATACAAGAAGTTGAACACGTAGCTAAATTAGCCAGATTAGCTTTAAGTGAAGAAGAAAAGGTTAAATTTGCTGAGCAATTAGGCAATATTTTAGACTATTTTAATCAACTGAAAGAAGTAAACACTGAAAACGTTGAGCCTATGACTCAAGCAATCCCCAAAGTGAATATTATGAGAGAAGATAAGGTATGGGAGCCTTGTAATCGTGAGGAAATTCTTACAAATGCACCTCAAGAAGAGGATGGCTATTTTAAGGTTCCAAGAATAATTGAAGAGTAAATCTTAGCAAATATAGCGAAGTAA harbors:
- a CDS encoding asparaginyl/glutamyl-tRNA amidotransferase subunit C yields the protein MITIQEVEHVAKLARLALSEEEKVKFAEQLGNILDYFNQLKEVNTENVEPMTQAIPKVNIMREDKVWEPCNREEILTNAPQEEDGYFKVPRIIEE